From Oncorhynchus tshawytscha isolate Ot180627B linkage group LG11, Otsh_v2.0, whole genome shotgun sequence, the proteins below share one genomic window:
- the fam241a gene encoding uncharacterized protein FAM241A encodes MSTIPPTVNDQPVGVEELESRIRCQSHNPPNYTERKTFQDDPRGRPLGSRWQGPPGDPRTWWSCPSGDPGTRSHPVADPRARLCRSRDPRARPLPASDPTARWPSNDDLTTRPQVDDCERMGTLFGQLNKCLRSAGFTQMYFGEKIVEPVIIIFFWVLLWFLGIQALGLVGTLCIVIIFIQK; translated from the exons ATGTCGACCATACCACCAACTGTGAATGATCAACCGGTGGGAGTTGAGGAGCTAGAGAGTCGAATAAGATGTCAATCTCATAATCCACCCAACTACACAGAAAGGAAAACGTTCCAG GATGACCCCAGAGGCAGACCACTTGGATCTAGGTGGCAAGGCCCTCCTGGTGACCCCAGGACTTGGTGGTCATGCCCCTCTGGTGATCCCGGAACCAGGTCCCACCCAGTCGCTGACCCCAGAGCCAGGTTATGCCGCTCCAGAGACCCCAGGGCCAGACCACTCCCAGCCAGTGACCCTACGGCAAGGTGGCCAAGCAATGACGACCTCACGACCAGACCTCAGGTGGATGACTGCGAGCGGATGGGGACCCTGTTTGGGCAGCTGAACAAGTGCCTGCGTAGTGCAGGCTTCACCCAGATGTACTTTGGGGAGAAGATTGTGGAGCCTGTGATCATCATCTTTTTCTGGGTCCTACTGTGGTTCCTGGGCATCCAAGCTCTGGGGCTGGTGGGGACTCTGTGCATTGTCATCATCTTCATCCAGAAGTAA
- the LOC112261660 gene encoding trichohyalin-like, with protein MTDSLIERVKTEQKKAANQFAERGTEKPGKQDEMVADAAEGMGYNQSRPRLQRTMKLHSDLHQALEGLQLQTTASPSPLLDPMSSYQVSVQQLQEELQREKDQVSRLVERLERAEQKSEELRQQQEQDAKESWNTVHQEMETNQEMGGMVEQMRGKVQEFSTILRRKISWGGWAGMKDEEEEEEERKPANALNSECVNQCQAMHPDPQMLKQAQRNPELEPEKGAQDQHSCLETLLWRWQKTLGGQRDIVKRLKADMKRETESMQVMAAGLLNNRQHSLDTCQVQALEEHLEIWRRRQREMKMQLSEMQAQFDVERNRSAEFLKENDKLSRLLCTVESSVADLQPLLTYHQVLVEDAMKDNSIQHGRHRSKM; from the exons ATGACCGACAGTTTGATTGAGAGAGTCAAAACCGAGCAGAAGAAAGCAGCCAATCAGTTTGCAGAGCGGGG CACGGAAAAGCCGGGCAAACAAGATGAG ATGGTTGCTGATGCTGCTGAAGGCATGGGCTACAATCAGAGCAGGCCCCGGCTGCAGCGCACCATGAAGCTCCACTCCGACCTGCACCAGGCCTTAGAGGGCCTCCAGCTGCAGACAACAGCATCACCCTCCCCATTATTAGACCCCATGAGCTCCTACCAGGTCTCAGTCCAGCAGCTTCAGGAGGAGcttcagagagagaaggaccaAGTATCGAGGCTGGTGGAGCGTCTGGAGAGGGCCGAGCAGAAGTCAGAGGAGctgaggcagcagcaggagcaagaCGCCAAGGAAAGCTGGAACACTGTCCACCAAGAGATGGAGACCAACCAGGAGATGGGCGGCATGGTGGAGCAGATGAGGGGGAAGGTGCAGGAGTTTAGCACCATACTGCGACGCAAGATAAGCTGGGGTGGATGGGCTGGGAtgaaggatgaggaggaagaagaagaggagaggaagcctgCAAACGCCCTTAACTCAGAGTGCGTAAACCAGTGTCAGGCAATGCACCCAGatccacaaatgctaaaacaggCCCAAAGGAACCCAGAACTAGAACCAGAGAAGGGAGCCCAGGACCAGCACTCCTGCCTAGAGACGTTGCTGTGGAGGTGGCAGAAGACGCTGGGGGGACAGAGGGACATTGTGAAGAGGCTGAAGGCCgacatgaagagggagacagagagcatgCAGGTGATGGCCGCCGGCCTCTTGAACAACAGACAGCACAGCCTGGACACATGCCAAGTTCAAGCCCTTGAAGAGCACCTGGAGATCTGGAggcggaggcagagagagatgaaaaTGCAG CTATCTGAGATGCAGGCCCAGTTTGACGTGGAGCGGAACCGCTCTGCCGAGTTTCTGAAAGAGAATGACAAGCTGAGTAGACTGCTTTGCACGGTGGAGTCCTCGGTGGCTGACCTGCAGCCCCTGCTCACCTACCACCAGGTCCTAGTAGAGGACGCCATGAAGGACAACTCTATCCAACATGGCCGCCACAGGAGCAAGATGTAA
- the LOC112261663 gene encoding alcohol dehydrogenase 1, with the protein MATAGKVIKCRAAVAWEPSKPLVMEEIEVAPPQAHEIRIKIVATGVCHTDLYHLFEGKHKDGFPCVLGHEGAGIVESVGSEVTKFNPGDKVIPLFISQCGQCRFCKSPKTNLCEKGWASDRYDVMSESDTRFTCKGKKVLQFMGTSTFSEYTVVNEIAVAKIHPSAPLDKVCLLGCGVATGYGAALNTAKVEPGSTCAVFGLGAVGLAAVMGCKNAGAKRIIAIDINPTKYEKAKVFGATEFVNPKDHNKPISQVLHEMTNGGVDFSLECVGSVAVMRSALESCVKGWGVSVLVGWTDMDDFAARPIQLIAGRTWKGSLFGGFKSKDGVPKLVNEYLEKKVKLDEFVTHNMTLAQVNDAIQLMQTGDCIRSVLSVALQ; encoded by the exons ATGGCAACTGCAGGAAAA GTGATTAAATGCCGCGCTGCAGTGGCATGGGAGCCAAGCAAACCCCTGGTGATGGAAGAAATTGAGGTGGCTCCTCCCCAGGCACATGAGATTCGCATCAAG ATAGTGGCCACGGGTGTGTGTCACACTGACCTGTACCACCTGTTTGAGGGGAAACACAAGGATGGCTTCCCTTGTGTCCTGGGCCACGAAGGGGCTGGGATTGTCGAGAGTGTGGGGTCGGAAGTGACCAAGTTCAATCCAG GTGATAAAGTCATCCCTCTGTTCATCTCCCAATGTGGCCAGTGCCGGTTCTGCAAGAGCCCAAAGACCAACCTGTGTGAGAAGGGCTG GGCCAGTGATAGGTATGATGTGATGTCAGAGTCAGACACCCGGTTCACTTGTAAGGGGAAGAAGGTTCTGCAGTTCATGGGGACCAGCACTTTCTCAGAATACACCGTGGTCAATGAGATCGCCGTGGCCAAGATCCATCCCTCAGCCCCTCTCGACAAGGTCTGTCTCCTTGGCTGTGGAGTCGCCACCGGATATGGCGCAGCCCTTAACACAGCCAAG GTGGAGCCAGGGTCTACATGTGCTGTGTTTGGCCTGGGAGCTGTGGGGTTGGCAGCGGTCATGGGTTGCAAAAACGCTGGGGCCAAGAGGATCATCGCCATTGATATTAACCCGACCAAATATGAGAAGGCCAAGGTCTTCGGTGCCACAGAGTTTGTCAACCCCAAGGACCACAACAAACCCATCAGTCAAGTGCTGCATGAGATGACCAATGGAGGAGTGGACTTTTCCCTGGAATGTGTGGGGAGTGTGGCCGTAATG AGGAGTGCTTTGGAGTCGTGTGTTAAGGGATGGGGAGTAAGTGTGCTGGTCGGATGGACTGACATGGATGACTTTGCTGCCAGACCCATTCAGCTCATAGCTGGCCGCACCTGGAAAGGATCTCTGTTTGGAG GTTTTAAGAGTAAGGATGGTGTGCCCAAGCTGGTGAATGAGTACCTGGAGAAGAAGGTGAAGCTGGATGAGTTTGTCACCCACAACATGACCCTGGCTCAGGTCAACGACGCCATCCAACTCATGCAGACAGGAGACTG TATACGGTCAGTCCTGAGTGTGGCACTGCAGTAA